Proteins encoded within one genomic window of uncultured Draconibacterium sp.:
- the trkA gene encoding Trk system potassium transporter TrkA, which yields MKVVIAGAGEVGTHLARMLTNENHDITLLDDSPEKLAKISSEVDLMTIAGSAHSFQDLKSTDLAKSDLFIAVTPFEERNVLACSMASYLGVNRTIARINNSEYLQERYRAKLNNLGINELIYPESLAAKEIIASVKQTATRQLIEFSNGKLIMMGIKVRENAPILNKTFEELSQENQHLLVVAINRDNETIIPNGADFIKNGDIVFFVTTPAEQNNVYALTGKTLFEVKNIMFLGGSRIAQKAIEKLGENYRIKVIEGDRKKCEKIADKYENVLVINGDGRNLNLLREEGIEKMDAFVATTGNSETNILGCHLAKTFGVRRTVAEVENLAYMNLADNMDIGSIFNKKLIAAGYIYRFTLNAEISKVKCLTASDAEVFEFIAKPGAKITQKSIKDLDFPEEAKIGGVIRGNMGYIAHGYTQIQEGDKVVVFTLPSGIKKLEKFFK from the coding sequence ATGAAAGTTGTTATAGCAGGTGCCGGCGAAGTAGGAACACATTTGGCAAGAATGTTAACCAATGAGAACCATGACATCACCTTACTGGATGATTCTCCTGAAAAACTGGCGAAAATCAGTAGTGAAGTAGACCTGATGACAATTGCGGGTTCAGCGCATTCATTTCAGGATTTGAAAAGCACAGACCTGGCAAAATCAGATCTTTTTATTGCAGTAACTCCTTTTGAGGAACGGAACGTTTTGGCCTGTTCAATGGCGTCGTACCTGGGTGTAAACCGTACAATTGCGCGTATCAACAACTCAGAATATCTCCAGGAAAGATACCGTGCCAAACTTAACAACCTGGGGATAAACGAATTGATCTACCCCGAAAGTCTGGCAGCAAAAGAGATTATTGCGTCGGTAAAACAAACCGCTACACGTCAGTTAATCGAGTTTTCGAACGGAAAACTGATTATGATGGGAATTAAAGTGCGCGAAAATGCACCAATTCTGAATAAAACTTTTGAAGAGTTATCGCAGGAAAATCAGCATTTGTTAGTAGTTGCAATTAACCGCGACAATGAAACAATCATCCCAAACGGAGCTGATTTTATTAAAAATGGAGACATTGTATTTTTTGTTACCACTCCAGCTGAGCAAAACAATGTTTACGCATTAACCGGTAAAACACTTTTCGAGGTTAAAAACATCATGTTCTTAGGAGGTAGCCGAATTGCTCAAAAAGCAATTGAAAAACTGGGCGAAAACTACCGGATAAAAGTAATTGAAGGCGACCGTAAAAAGTGCGAAAAAATTGCGGACAAATACGAAAATGTACTGGTAATTAACGGCGACGGACGAAACCTGAATTTGTTGCGCGAAGAAGGAATTGAAAAGATGGATGCTTTTGTAGCAACCACCGGAAATTCTGAAACCAATATATTAGGCTGCCACCTGGCAAAAACATTTGGTGTTCGCCGAACAGTGGCCGAGGTGGAAAACCTCGCCTATATGAACCTTGCAGACAATATGGATATCGGCAGTATTTTTAATAAAAAGCTGATTGCCGCCGGTTACATTTACCGGTTTACGCTTAATGCCGAGATCTCGAAAGTAAAATGTTTAACAGCCTCCGACGCCGAAGTTTTTGAGTTTATAGCCAAACCGGGAGCTAAAATCACGCAAAAATCCATTAAAGATCTTGACTTCCCGGAAGAAGCAAAAATCGGAGGTGTGATTCGCGGAAACATGGGCTACATTGCCCACGGTTACACTCAAATTCAGGAAGGCGACAAAGTAGTTGTATTCACCCTGCCTTCAGGAATTAAAAAGCTGGAGAAATTCTTTAAGTAA